From a region of the Spelaeicoccus albus genome:
- a CDS encoding ABC transporter permease → MSGFWAYLVRRIIASIITLLGVALVLVILIQFLPGDPARVIAGMQASQAEVDQIRHSMGLDQPVIVQYLTFLGHLVQGNMGFSARMGTPVLAEIGNRLPFTLELAILGTLVGVIAGILLGVMSATHKNKLADTIGSMIGVMGISMPVYWLGILLIVLFSVNLKLLPTGGAQTLSSLILPVVTLGVFSMAIVSRMTRSTMLDTLGQDFVRTVRAKGVVEWLVVYKHALRNSFVPILTVIGLQFGTLLGGAVLTETVFSWPGIGQLLVTSIQARDFPMVQGIVFVFAAMFIVVNIITDLLYGVVDPRVRIYD, encoded by the coding sequence GTGAGCGGATTCTGGGCATACCTGGTTCGGCGGATCATTGCCTCGATCATCACGTTGCTCGGCGTCGCCTTGGTGCTGGTGATACTCATCCAGTTCCTTCCGGGCGACCCGGCACGGGTGATCGCGGGAATGCAGGCCTCGCAGGCCGAGGTCGATCAGATCAGGCATTCGATGGGTCTCGATCAGCCGGTGATCGTGCAGTACTTGACGTTCCTCGGGCACCTGGTGCAAGGAAACATGGGCTTCTCGGCCCGGATGGGCACGCCGGTGCTCGCCGAGATCGGGAACCGGCTTCCGTTCACGCTGGAGCTGGCGATCTTGGGCACGCTCGTCGGAGTCATCGCGGGCATCTTGCTCGGCGTGATGTCGGCAACTCACAAGAACAAGCTCGCCGACACCATCGGCTCGATGATCGGAGTCATGGGCATCTCGATGCCCGTGTACTGGCTCGGCATCCTGCTCATCGTTCTCTTCTCGGTGAACTTGAAGCTGCTGCCCACCGGAGGGGCGCAGACCTTGTCGAGCCTGATACTTCCAGTCGTCACGCTGGGCGTGTTCTCCATGGCGATAGTCTCCCGAATGACCCGGTCGACGATGCTGGACACCTTGGGTCAGGACTTCGTCCGCACGGTGCGTGCCAAGGGCGTCGTCGAATGGCTCGTGGTGTACAAGCACGCGCTGCGCAATTCGTTCGTCCCGATTCTCACCGTGATCGGCTTGCAGTTCGGCACGCTCTTGGGCGGCGCCGTGCTGACCGAGACGGTGTTCTCCTGGCCCGGGATCGGCCAACTGCTTGTGACGTCGATCCAGGCCCGGGACTTCCCAATGGTGCAGGGCATCGTCTTCGTCTTCGCGGCGATGTTCATCGTCGTGAACATCATCACCGACCTGCTCTACGGCGTCGTCGACCCACGAGTGAGGATTTATGACTGA
- a CDS encoding ABC transporter permease, translating to MTDTAAGDNAGAQRVQKGERPVNKNLRVFFRNKAAVTGVGILAVFILAAIFAPLLTPYDPTHQVLSQSFQTPSLVHPLGTDDLGRDILARIMYGGRYTLMIGVVATLLAVAIGVPLGLISGYFGSWFDMGIQRVADIMLSFNAFLLALVLVAVMGVGMKSVIIAAGIGVIPQFIRLARGQALSLRESVYVEAAEAFGSMRMTILRRHLLRNSLTPIVVFATLNVGLTILVAAGLGFLGLGVQPPLPEWGTMLGEGRSYIFHASYTSTFPGLAIFLVVLGFNLAGDGLRDALDPNLRE from the coding sequence ATGACTGATACGGCAGCCGGGGACAACGCGGGCGCGCAGCGCGTGCAAAAAGGCGAGCGCCCGGTGAACAAGAACCTGCGCGTCTTCTTTCGGAACAAGGCGGCAGTCACGGGTGTCGGCATTCTCGCGGTCTTCATTCTCGCGGCAATATTCGCACCGCTGCTGACGCCGTACGATCCGACGCACCAGGTGCTGTCCCAGTCGTTCCAGACGCCGTCGCTGGTCCATCCGCTCGGCACCGACGACCTCGGACGCGACATCCTGGCGCGCATCATGTACGGCGGCCGCTACACGCTCATGATCGGCGTGGTCGCCACGCTGCTGGCCGTCGCCATCGGCGTGCCGCTCGGACTCATCTCGGGCTATTTCGGCAGCTGGTTCGACATGGGAATCCAACGCGTCGCCGACATCATGCTCTCGTTCAACGCATTCCTGTTGGCGTTGGTACTGGTGGCCGTCATGGGCGTTGGAATGAAGAGCGTCATCATTGCGGCGGGGATCGGCGTCATTCCGCAATTCATCCGACTGGCCCGCGGCCAGGCGCTCTCCCTGCGCGAGTCGGTCTATGTCGAGGCCGCCGAAGCATTCGGGTCGATGCGAATGACGATTTTGCGCAGGCACCTGCTGCGCAACTCGCTGACGCCCATCGTCGTGTTCGCCACGCTGAACGTCGGACTCACGATCCTGGTGGCCGCTGGCCTGGGATTCCTCGGGCTCGGCGTGCAGCCGCCGCTGCCGGAATGGGGCACCATGCTCGGCGAAGGCCGGTCGTACATCTTTCACGCTTCCTACACGTCGACCTTCCCCGGGCTGGCGATCTTTCTTGTCGTTCTCGGCTTCAACCTTGCCGGCGACGGTCTCCGCGACGCCCTCGACCCCAACCTTCGCGAGTGA
- a CDS encoding ABC transporter ATP-binding protein yields the protein MAEPVLSIKDLSVSFHTRTDVVRAVDHVSFDVYPGETLGVVGESGSGKSVTMLSLLKLIPASARVRTSGQAMFRGQDLLQLSNKELRRIRGRDVALIPQDPMTCLDPVLRVGPQIVEAIKAHHPAGRATLRAKAVDLLRLVGLPQPEQQYSQYPHEYSGGMRQRAMIAMGIANDPALLIADEPTTALDVTIQAQIMDVLKAAQAETDAGLLMITHDLGLIAEMADRVVVMYAGHVVETGDVETIFTNPRHPYTLGLLGSLPTAGGDEEWLKPIPGNPPDLAHVPPGCPFHPRCLLAKDREVCRTTPPVLEPAGIAGHSSACHFKDELAAESSHLLEEAENIQ from the coding sequence GTGGCTGAACCGGTACTGTCGATCAAAGATCTGTCGGTGAGCTTCCATACTCGGACGGACGTCGTGCGGGCAGTCGATCACGTGAGCTTTGACGTGTATCCGGGAGAGACGCTCGGCGTCGTGGGCGAATCGGGTTCGGGCAAGAGCGTGACGATGCTGTCGCTGCTCAAACTCATCCCGGCATCGGCCCGGGTACGTACCTCGGGCCAGGCGATGTTCCGCGGCCAGGATCTGCTGCAACTGTCCAACAAGGAATTGCGGCGGATCCGCGGCAGGGATGTCGCATTGATCCCGCAGGACCCGATGACGTGTCTCGATCCGGTGCTGCGCGTCGGTCCGCAAATCGTCGAGGCCATCAAAGCCCATCACCCGGCCGGCCGAGCCACTCTGCGGGCCAAGGCGGTCGACCTGCTCCGGCTGGTCGGACTGCCGCAACCCGAGCAGCAATATTCGCAGTACCCGCACGAGTACTCCGGCGGCATGCGCCAGCGCGCCATGATCGCCATGGGAATCGCCAACGATCCGGCGTTGCTGATCGCCGATGAGCCCACGACCGCCCTCGACGTGACGATCCAAGCGCAGATCATGGACGTGTTGAAGGCCGCGCAAGCCGAAACCGACGCCGGTTTGTTGATGATCACCCACGACCTGGGCCTCATCGCCGAAATGGCCGACCGCGTCGTCGTCATGTACGCCGGCCACGTCGTCGAGACCGGCGACGTGGAGACGATTTTCACGAACCCGCGCCATCCCTACACTCTCGGCTTGCTGGGCAGCCTGCCCACGGCCGGCGGCGACGAGGAATGGCTCAAACCGATTCCCGGCAATCCGCCCGATCTGGCCCACGTGCCGCCCGGCTGCCCGTTCCATCCGCGCTGTCTGCTCGCCAAGGACCGTGAGGTCTGCCGGACGACGCCACCCGTTCTCGAACCGGCCGGTATCGCCGGACACTCGTCGGCGTGCCATTTCAAAGACGAGCTGGCCGCCGAATCATCGCATTTGCTTGAGGAGGCCGAGAACATCCAATGA
- a CDS encoding ABC transporter ATP-binding protein, protein MSTQNPPSTDRAPAADESIMRIRGLVKHFPITSGLIKRQTGAVHAVDGVDLDLVTGQTHGVVGESGCGKTSLGRTSIRLTEPTSGSIEFNGEDITTLGRGRMRELRRDIQIVFQDPFASLDPRMTVLNLIAEPLRVHGLYAKSGGYKKIAELMEVVGLSPDHSKRYPHEFSGGQRQRIGIARALALNPRLLVLDEPVSALDVSIQAQVINLLKKIQDEFQLTYLFIAHDLTVVRHISDRVSVMYLGKVMETGTRDQVYGSPSHPYTQALLSAAPMPDPAARSSRKRIVLQGDVPSAVDPPSGCRFRTRCPKAQSICAEKVPELVERGQGHPVACHFADVDPQVAFTGSQLPGEAGSNAGKSA, encoded by the coding sequence ATGAGCACCCAGAATCCGCCGAGCACCGACCGGGCGCCGGCAGCCGACGAATCGATCATGCGCATCCGAGGGCTCGTGAAGCATTTTCCGATCACGAGCGGACTGATCAAACGGCAGACCGGCGCCGTCCACGCGGTCGACGGCGTCGACCTCGACCTCGTCACCGGGCAGACGCACGGCGTTGTCGGCGAGTCCGGCTGCGGCAAGACGAGTCTTGGGCGCACGAGCATCCGACTGACCGAGCCGACAAGCGGGTCCATCGAGTTCAACGGCGAAGACATCACCACGCTCGGCCGCGGGCGTATGCGCGAGCTGCGCCGGGACATCCAGATCGTCTTCCAAGATCCCTTTGCCTCCTTGGACCCGCGCATGACGGTCCTTAATTTGATCGCCGAGCCGCTGCGCGTCCACGGCCTGTACGCCAAAAGCGGCGGATACAAGAAGATCGCCGAACTGATGGAGGTCGTCGGTCTCAGTCCGGACCATTCCAAACGGTATCCGCATGAATTTTCCGGCGGGCAGCGCCAACGCATCGGCATCGCCCGGGCATTGGCGTTGAATCCTCGGCTGCTGGTGCTCGATGAGCCCGTGTCGGCGCTGGACGTGTCGATTCAAGCGCAAGTGATCAACTTGCTGAAGAAGATTCAAGACGAATTCCAGTTGACCTATTTGTTCATTGCGCACGATCTCACCGTCGTCCGGCATATCTCGGACCGCGTGTCGGTCATGTACCTGGGCAAGGTGATGGAGACCGGCACCCGTGATCAGGTGTACGGCTCGCCGAGCCACCCGTACACGCAGGCACTGCTCTCGGCAGCGCCGATGCCGGACCCGGCGGCCCGTTCGTCGCGAAAGCGGATAGTGCTGCAGGGCGACGTGCCGAGCGCCGTCGATCCGCCGTCCGGATGCCGGTTCCGCACGCGGTGCCCCAAGGCGCAATCGATTTGCGCCGAGAAGGTGCCCGAACTCGTCGAACGCGGACAAGGGCACCCGGTGGCCTGTCATTTTGCGGACGTCGACCCGCAAGTCGCGTTCACGGGCTCCCAGCTTCCCGGCGAAGCGGGGTCTAATGCGGGGAAATCGGCGTAA
- a CDS encoding DUF1905 domain-containing protein, producing the protein MTGTRGDAGRMTLAFTGPLWFWRGPAPFYFVTVPDAESAELHDISALVCRSKPQCAGRRHWTKATSPT; encoded by the coding sequence ATGACGGGCACACGCGGCGATGCCGGCCGGATGACTTTAGCGTTCACCGGCCCGTTGTGGTTTTGGCGCGGGCCGGCCCCGTTCTACTTCGTCACGGTGCCGGACGCCGAAAGCGCGGAACTCCACGACATCTCCGCGCTCGTGTGCCGATCAAAGCCGCAGTGCGCCGGGCGGAGGCATTGGACGAAGGCGACTTCGCCCACATGA
- a CDS encoding DUF2269 family protein codes for MIHVALFVHLLGVALLVGSVTATVLTMLRIQTAGTVRELRSLIAGTTRVEVVIIPAMLVIIGSGLYLVAQNGYGIPWTAGWVVTSLVVTAILAAMGPTVEASDDRRLRTAIAGASGEIPQADLRAIQLAARPTYVVFFGTSQVVALLYLMTNRPDLAAAIAACAVAAAASAIAAFFRLRTVRRASTTAANHA; via the coding sequence ATGATTCACGTTGCGCTGTTCGTACACCTGTTGGGCGTCGCTCTTCTTGTCGGTTCCGTGACCGCCACCGTGCTGACGATGCTGCGCATACAGACTGCCGGGACCGTACGCGAGCTGCGATCACTGATCGCGGGGACGACGCGCGTCGAAGTCGTGATCATCCCGGCCATGCTCGTGATCATCGGGTCCGGTCTCTACCTGGTCGCGCAGAATGGATACGGCATCCCCTGGACCGCCGGCTGGGTCGTCACTTCCTTGGTCGTCACTGCGATATTGGCGGCAATGGGGCCCACCGTGGAGGCAAGTGACGACAGGCGCCTCCGGACGGCGATTGCCGGCGCATCGGGCGAGATACCGCAAGCCGATCTCCGCGCAATCCAGCTGGCTGCCAGACCGACCTATGTGGTCTTTTTCGGCACGTCACAGGTTGTGGCGTTGCTGTACCTGATGACGAACAGGCCGGACCTCGCCGCCGCGATTGCGGCTTGTGCCGTCGCGGCTGCCGCGTCGGCCATTGCCGCGTTCTTCAGACTCCGAACAGTGCGTCGAGCCTCGACGACCGCCGCGAACCACGCGTAG
- a CDS encoding SDR family oxidoreductase yields the protein MSIVVTGASGHLGRLVVDQLLATGTPPTQIVATGRRTDKLADLAQRDVTVRRADFADPATLDDALVGTDAMLLVSTSTVGERFDNARTAIDAAVRAGVSKIVYTSMVNASTARMTLADAHRRTEEYLRNSGAAFVILRNGWYLENYTDQLPVIAQYHALMGSARDGRVSAVSRRDLAAAAAAVLTQDGHLGATYELGGTALTLAELAATFSDVLGSPIAYQDMSVADFTGTLTAAGLPAEMAASVADADAGLARGELFTASDDLAKLIGRPAITAHEAVREAVTAAKSR from the coding sequence ATGTCCATAGTCGTCACCGGAGCATCAGGTCACCTCGGCCGGCTAGTCGTCGATCAGCTCCTCGCCACGGGAACACCACCGACGCAGATCGTGGCCACGGGTCGACGCACTGACAAACTCGCCGATCTCGCCCAGCGCGACGTCACGGTCCGGCGGGCAGACTTCGCCGATCCGGCCACGCTCGACGACGCTCTCGTGGGCACCGACGCGATGCTGCTGGTCTCCACGAGCACGGTCGGTGAACGATTCGACAATGCCCGCACCGCCATCGACGCGGCCGTTCGAGCGGGGGTGTCCAAGATCGTGTACACCAGCATGGTCAACGCCTCGACCGCACGGATGACGCTCGCCGACGCACATCGTCGTACCGAGGAGTACCTGCGTAACAGCGGTGCGGCCTTCGTCATCCTGCGCAATGGGTGGTACTTGGAGAACTACACCGACCAACTCCCGGTGATCGCGCAATATCACGCATTGATGGGCAGCGCGCGCGATGGCCGCGTCAGCGCCGTCAGCCGACGCGATCTCGCAGCAGCCGCCGCCGCAGTACTCACGCAGGACGGGCACCTCGGAGCGACCTACGAACTCGGCGGAACGGCGTTGACCCTGGCCGAACTCGCCGCCACATTCAGCGACGTCCTCGGCTCCCCCATCGCCTATCAAGACATGTCGGTTGCGGATTTCACCGGCACTCTGACTGCTGCGGGGCTGCCCGCAGAGATGGCTGCCTCCGTCGCCGACGCCGACGCCGGCCTGGCTCGCGGAGAGTTGTTCACCGCTAGCGACGACCTGGCGAAGCTCATTGGCCGGCCGGCGATCACGGCGCACGAAGCCGTCCGGGAAGCCGTGACGGCGGCGAAGTCGCGATGA
- a CDS encoding MarR family winged helix-turn-helix transcriptional regulator — translation MDDDEQINLGVLLFIPWRYSEDRMFRALQNAGFDDWTLAQCRVFQRVAPDGSRLTDLADQAQMSKQSAGVMVDQLERLGYVRRVPDPADGRARLIVIEGRGLRASETAQSTLDEILSEWKTYLGTRNFTLLRQILDQLREITDPYAR, via the coding sequence ATGGACGACGATGAGCAGATCAACCTCGGCGTGTTGTTGTTCATCCCGTGGCGGTACAGCGAGGACCGAATGTTCCGGGCTCTTCAGAATGCCGGGTTCGACGATTGGACCCTTGCTCAGTGCCGCGTGTTTCAACGCGTCGCCCCGGATGGCTCGCGGCTCACGGATCTCGCTGACCAGGCGCAGATGAGCAAGCAGAGCGCCGGGGTAATGGTCGATCAATTGGAACGCCTCGGCTATGTTCGCCGGGTTCCTGATCCCGCGGATGGCCGCGCGCGATTAATCGTCATCGAGGGACGTGGCTTACGGGCGTCGGAAACGGCTCAGTCGACACTCGACGAAATTCTCTCGGAGTGGAAGACCTACCTGGGCACCCGTAACTTCACGCTGCTGCGGCAGATCCTGGACCAGCTTCGCGAGATAACCGACCCGTACGCACGATGA
- a CDS encoding cytochrome c oxidase assembly protein, producing the protein MRIDSRGKFSWLPVLVGAAAAVVLAVAAVTVPGEANYSSVNENFPGLPTAVTSSVLRLISYLTGAVTIGALVVGLAMIPARRSGRITPPAARAFGTAGSFGLLWALTACILIVVDAADTNGLSVARGISPEALMTMIGAANLPKAWILVTIGAGVVGFTAGAVRTWRAAVLLLVVAGLSVLPPVVTGHVAVAANHDWETDAAMFGSIAVAVWIGSAMVLSTRRSTRPLADPAALRFRRLSWWAFGIVGLTDLIVDVFELAGTNPLASVSGRIMIARMLVLVALGVLTAAPGAIGRRADTRSAGRRTAGPAAFMPAVWIMLGLGYFGLTAAMDRIPPPRYFASDVTIQKTLLGYTLPDPPTSLNLLLTWRVNILFLTIAVAGVAVYLWGVRRLRIRTTHAWPLHRTVSWIAGWASVVAVTTAGPGVYSPATFSMHMATHMVLGMISPLLLVLGAPITLTLASTSGRAGPFAGPREWITGCVNSPMMRVLANPAVVFVIYIVGYFGFYMTPAFTHLMIFHWGHQVVRLFFLVIGYLFFWLVVGADKPPKSLPALGKLAFVFAMMPFHAVFAIVIMSMRTIIGYTYFTYLDAKWRGGLKADQFAGGIIDWIGGEAPLVFVIAGLLLVWMRQDRQRTEFSPDTVSVLEGRR; encoded by the coding sequence ATGCGTATCGATTCCAGAGGCAAGTTTTCGTGGCTGCCCGTGCTCGTGGGGGCGGCGGCCGCAGTCGTGCTCGCAGTCGCTGCGGTCACGGTGCCGGGTGAGGCCAATTACTCGAGTGTGAACGAGAACTTTCCGGGCTTGCCCACGGCTGTGACGTCGAGCGTGCTGCGACTGATTTCCTATCTCACCGGTGCCGTGACAATTGGCGCGCTCGTCGTCGGCCTGGCCATGATCCCGGCCCGGAGGAGCGGGCGGATCACCCCGCCTGCGGCGCGGGCCTTCGGCACTGCCGGTTCCTTCGGCTTGCTCTGGGCGCTGACGGCCTGCATCCTCATCGTGGTCGATGCGGCAGACACCAACGGACTGTCCGTGGCGCGCGGGATCAGCCCCGAAGCGCTCATGACGATGATCGGCGCGGCCAACCTGCCCAAGGCGTGGATTCTCGTGACCATCGGCGCCGGGGTGGTCGGGTTCACGGCCGGCGCCGTGCGCACGTGGCGCGCGGCGGTCCTGCTCCTGGTCGTCGCGGGTCTGAGCGTGCTTCCGCCCGTCGTGACGGGCCATGTGGCAGTTGCCGCCAATCACGACTGGGAAACGGACGCCGCCATGTTCGGCTCCATCGCCGTGGCCGTATGGATCGGTTCGGCAATGGTGCTCAGCACCAGGCGCTCGACCCGCCCGCTGGCGGACCCGGCGGCGCTGAGGTTCCGCAGGCTGTCGTGGTGGGCGTTCGGCATTGTGGGCCTGACCGACCTCATCGTCGACGTGTTCGAACTGGCGGGCACCAATCCTCTGGCCAGCGTGTCCGGCCGGATCATGATTGCCCGCATGCTGGTGCTGGTGGCGCTCGGCGTGCTGACGGCGGCGCCCGGCGCGATCGGACGTCGCGCTGATACGCGCAGCGCCGGGCGCCGAACGGCCGGACCGGCCGCATTCATGCCGGCCGTCTGGATCATGCTGGGGCTCGGCTACTTCGGACTCACCGCCGCAATGGACAGGATCCCGCCGCCGCGTTATTTCGCTTCCGACGTCACGATCCAAAAGACCCTGCTCGGCTACACCCTGCCCGATCCGCCGACTTCGCTGAACCTGCTGCTCACGTGGCGGGTCAACATCTTGTTCCTGACGATCGCCGTGGCCGGGGTCGCCGTCTATCTGTGGGGCGTGCGGCGCCTTCGCATCCGGACGACGCACGCGTGGCCGCTTCACCGCACAGTCTCCTGGATCGCCGGCTGGGCGTCGGTCGTGGCAGTCACCACTGCCGGACCCGGCGTGTATTCGCCGGCGACCTTCAGCATGCACATGGCCACGCACATGGTGCTGGGAATGATCTCACCGCTGCTGCTGGTGCTTGGTGCGCCGATCACGTTGACTCTTGCTTCGACATCCGGTCGTGCCGGGCCGTTCGCCGGCCCCCGGGAGTGGATCACCGGATGCGTCAACTCACCAATGATGCGGGTACTTGCCAACCCGGCAGTCGTGTTCGTCATCTACATCGTCGGCTACTTCGGCTTCTACATGACGCCGGCCTTCACTCACCTGATGATCTTCCACTGGGGACACCAAGTCGTCAGACTGTTCTTTTTGGTGATCGGCTACTTGTTCTTTTGGCTTGTCGTCGGCGCCGACAAACCGCCGAAGTCGCTGCCGGCGCTCGGCAAGCTGGCGTTCGTGTTCGCCATGATGCCCTTCCACGCCGTCTTCGCCATCGTGATCATGTCGATGCGCACCATCATCGGATACACCTACTTCACGTATCTGGACGCGAAGTGGAGGGGCGGCCTGAAGGCCGATCAATTCGCCGGCGGGATCATCGACTGGATCGGCGGCGAAGCGCCGCTGGTCTTCGTGATCGCCGGCCTGCTCCTCGTGTGGATGCGGCAAGACCGGCAGCGGACCGAATTCTCACCCGACACCGTCTCCGTGCTCGAAGGACGCCGATGA
- a CDS encoding heavy metal translocating P-type ATPase: protein MTTATDNPRTDGAPDPGAAASAPLVFDIGGMSCAACASRIERKVSKLEGVSEARVNFATERAAVTGLPELSAADIVACVERTGYTASLHESEEAGAAESQARSRMLLWRLIVAALLALPLGDLTITLALVPSLRFTGWTWVSVLMAVPVVFWSAWPFHKATLRDIRQMSFGMDALVSIGVMASFVWSTWTLLISPSTEAGYWLGFGVTPAGADSIYLDVAAGVTTFLLAGRYFEARSRRAASDVLNALNALGADTARIIADGVETVRPIDMLMPGEHIVVKAGETVPADGTIDEGSADIDTSMMTGEPAPRELGPGDEVLAGTISTNGRLVVTATRVGRQTELAQMAALAGRAQEGKARIQRLADRIASVFVPVVMAIALITFGAWLLSGAELRTAFGTGLAVLIIACPCALGLATPTALMVGVGRGSQLGILIKSHEALEASGSIDTVVFDKTGTVTSGSVLLTRVWAPGRDKTEVIRSAAALERLSEHPLGAAVTRYADRNLDAVPAAADFAVHPGLGVSGTVDGRRVLVGSRTFLAGESIDVPNDAAELIDGYEKSGTIAVLVGIDGRLAGVLGLGDKVRPSAVHAMEQLASMKLRTVLLTGDSERTARAVADRIGVDEVIAGVLPAGKVDAIRSLQDDGRRVAMVGDGINDAAALATANLGLAVGKATDIALKSADMILVREDLSVVPDAVRLAGRTLRTIRLNLLWAFGYNVAAIPLAAFGLLNPLIAGAAMSLSSLLVVTNSLRLKNVAGSVPDEDDS, encoded by the coding sequence ATGACCACCGCAACCGACAACCCACGCACTGACGGCGCACCCGACCCGGGGGCTGCCGCATCGGCACCGCTCGTGTTCGACATCGGCGGGATGAGCTGTGCGGCCTGCGCCAGCCGGATCGAGCGCAAGGTGAGCAAGCTGGAGGGCGTGAGCGAAGCTCGCGTCAACTTCGCCACCGAGCGCGCAGCGGTGACGGGGCTGCCCGAATTGTCAGCCGCCGACATCGTGGCCTGTGTCGAGCGGACCGGCTATACGGCGTCCCTGCATGAATCCGAAGAAGCCGGGGCCGCCGAGTCGCAAGCCCGCTCGCGCATGCTGCTGTGGCGGCTGATCGTTGCGGCACTGCTGGCGCTGCCGCTCGGCGACCTGACAATCACCCTGGCGTTGGTGCCGTCGCTGCGGTTCACCGGCTGGACGTGGGTGTCCGTCTTGATGGCCGTGCCGGTGGTGTTCTGGTCGGCCTGGCCGTTCCACAAGGCAACACTGCGCGATATCAGGCAGATGTCGTTCGGCATGGACGCTCTCGTGTCGATAGGCGTCATGGCCTCCTTCGTCTGGTCGACCTGGACCTTGCTGATCTCACCGTCCACCGAGGCGGGCTACTGGCTGGGCTTCGGCGTCACCCCGGCCGGCGCCGACTCGATCTATCTGGACGTCGCGGCAGGCGTGACGACGTTCCTGCTGGCCGGTCGCTACTTCGAAGCGCGCTCGCGCCGTGCGGCGTCCGACGTGCTGAACGCGCTGAACGCATTGGGTGCCGACACGGCACGCATCATCGCCGACGGGGTTGAAACGGTGCGGCCCATCGACATGCTGATGCCCGGCGAGCACATAGTTGTCAAAGCGGGCGAAACGGTCCCTGCCGACGGCACCATCGACGAGGGGAGTGCCGATATCGACACCTCGATGATGACCGGCGAGCCGGCGCCGCGCGAACTCGGTCCCGGCGACGAAGTCCTTGCCGGCACCATCAGCACAAACGGGCGACTGGTCGTCACGGCCACCCGCGTCGGACGACAGACCGAACTCGCGCAAATGGCCGCCCTGGCCGGTCGCGCGCAAGAAGGCAAGGCCCGGATCCAACGCCTGGCCGATCGGATCGCGTCGGTGTTCGTGCCGGTCGTGATGGCCATCGCGCTCATCACGTTCGGGGCCTGGCTGCTGAGCGGCGCCGAACTTCGCACCGCGTTCGGCACCGGCCTGGCAGTGCTCATCATCGCCTGCCCGTGCGCACTCGGACTCGCCACGCCGACCGCGCTCATGGTGGGCGTCGGCCGCGGCTCACAACTGGGCATCCTCATCAAGAGCCACGAGGCGCTCGAGGCCAGCGGCAGCATCGACACAGTCGTGTTCGACAAGACCGGCACCGTGACGAGCGGCTCGGTGCTGCTCACCCGCGTGTGGGCGCCCGGCCGGGACAAAACTGAGGTCATCCGCTCGGCCGCGGCCCTGGAACGCCTCTCCGAGCATCCGCTCGGGGCGGCAGTGACCCGGTACGCCGATCGTAATCTGGATGCCGTGCCGGCGGCAGCCGATTTCGCCGTGCATCCGGGATTGGGCGTCTCCGGCACTGTCGACGGCCGCCGGGTGCTGGTCGGCAGCCGCACGTTCCTGGCCGGCGAGAGCATCGACGTTCCGAACGATGCGGCCGAGCTGATCGACGGGTACGAAAAGTCCGGCACCATCGCCGTCCTTGTCGGAATCGACGGACGCCTGGCCGGGGTGCTCGGGCTCGGCGACAAGGTGCGCCCGTCCGCAGTGCACGCCATGGAGCAGCTGGCATCGATGAAGCTGCGCACCGTGCTGCTCACGGGCGACAGCGAACGGACGGCGCGCGCCGTGGCCGACCGGATCGGCGTCGACGAGGTGATTGCCGGCGTGCTGCCTGCCGGCAAGGTCGACGCAATCCGCTCCCTGCAGGACGACGGACGCCGGGTGGCAATGGTGGGCGACGGGATCAACGATGCGGCCGCTCTGGCCACGGCAAACCTCGGCCTGGCCGTCGGCAAAGCCACCGACATCGCCTTGAAAAGCGCCGACATGATCTTGGTGCGCGAAGACCTCAGCGTGGTGCCGGACGCCGTCCGGCTTGCCGGGCGCACGCTGCGCACCATCCGCCTGAACTTGTTGTGGGCATTCGGGTACAACGTGGCGGCGATTCCGCTGGCCGCGTTCGGACTGCTGAACCCGCTGATCGCCGGGGCCGCCATGTCGCTGTCGTCATTGCTGGTGGTGACGAACAGCCTGCGGCTGAAGAACGTCGCCGGCAGCGTGCCGGACGAGGACGACTCGTGA